Proteins found in one Eretmochelys imbricata isolate rEreImb1 chromosome 9, rEreImb1.hap1, whole genome shotgun sequence genomic segment:
- the MTM1 gene encoding myotubularin isoform X3 encodes MGGASSRGENSYGLDITCKDMRNLRFALKQEGHSRRDIFEILTKHAFPQSHNLPFFAFVNEEKFAENGWMVYNPMSEYRRQGLPNEQWRVTFINEHYGLCDTYPSLLVVPYNATDDDLKKVAAFRSRNRIPVLSWIHPENQAVVMRSSQPLVGMSGKRNKDDERYLDIIRDANGQISKLTIYDARPSVNAVANKATGGGYEGDDAYPNAELFFLDIHNIHVMRESLKKLKDIVYPNVEESHWLSSLESTHWLEHIKLVLTGAIQVADKVSSGKSSVLVHCSDGWDRTAQLTSLAMLMLDSYYRTIVGFEVLVQKEWISFGHKFASRIGHGDKNHADADRSPIFLQFIDCVWQMSKQFPTAFEFNEQFLITILDHLYSCRFGTFLYSCESVREKEKVTERTLSLWSLINSEKAKHTNPFYTKELNRALYPVASMRHLELWVNYYIRWNPRIRQQQPNPVEQRYMELLALRDDYMRRLEELQITNNSKISNSSTSSASPSQMMSHVQTHF; translated from the exons ATGAGAAATCTACGGTTTGCACTGAAACAAGAAGGTCACAGCAGAAGAGATATATTTGAAATCCTTACAAAACATGCTTTTCCACAGTCACATAATTTG CctttttttgcatttgtaaatGAAGAAAAGTTTGCTGAAAATGGTTGGATGGTTTATAATCCAATGTCTGAATACAGGAGACAA GGACTGCCCAATGAACAGTGGAGAGTAACTTTTATCAATGAACATTATGGACTATGTGATACATATCCATCACTTTTGGTAGTCCCATATAATGCCACAGATGATGATCTCAAGAAAGTTGCTGCTTTTAGGTCCCGAAATAGAATTCCA GTGCTGTCATGGATTCATCCAGAGAACCAAGCTGTTGTTATGCGCTCCAGTCAGCCTCTTGTTGGTATGAGTGGGAAAAGGAATAAAGATGACGAAAGGTATCTTGATATTATCAGGGATGCTAATGGACAGATCTCAAAACTGACTATCTATGATGCAAGACCCAGTGTAAATGCAGTAGCTAACAAG gcCACTGGGGGAGGATATGAAGGCGATGATGCATATCCCAATGCAGAACTCTTCTTCCTAGATATTCATAATATTCATGTCATGAGGGAATCTTTAAAAAAGTTGAAGGACATTGTTTATCCTAATGTAGAAGAATCGCACTGGCTCTCTAGTTTGGAATCAACTCACTGGTTAGAACATATCAAG CTTGTCTTGACAGGAGCTATTCAAGTGGCAGACAAGGTGTCTTCAGGGAAGAGCTCAGTATTGGTGCACTGTAGTGATGGTTGGGACCGAACAGCACAATTAACTTCTCTAGCCATGTTGATGTTAGACAGCTACTACAGAACAATTGTGGGTTTTGAAGTTCTGGTACAAAAGGAGTGGATAAGCTTTGGACACAAATTTGCATCG AGAATAGGCCATGGTGATAAAAATCATGCTGATGCTGATAGATCACCTATCTTTCTCCAGTTCATTGATTGTGTGTGGCAAATGTCTAAGCAG TTTCCAACAGCTTTTGAATTCAATGAACAATTCTTGATTACAATTCTGGATCATTTGTATAGCTGCCGATTTGGTACTTTCTTGTACAGCTGTGAATCTGTTAGAGAAAAAGAG AAAGTGACTGAGAGAACGTTGTCATTGTGGTCATTGATAAATAGTGAAAAAGCAAAGCACACCAATCCTTTTTATACTAAAGAACTGAATCGAGCACTCTATCCAGTAGCCAGTATGCGTCACTTGGAACTTTGGGTCAATTATTACATTAGATGGAATCCAAGGATTCGGCAGCAA cagCCAAATCCAGTGGAGCAGCGTTACATGGAGCTCCTAGCATTGCGTGATGACTACATGAGAAGACTTGAAGAACTACAGATCACAAATAATTCCAAGATTTCCAATTCATCAACCTCATCAGCATCTCCCTCACAAATGATGTCCCATGTGCAAActcatttttga